The Thermoanaerobaculia bacterium sequence GCGGCCGCTGGCGCCATGCGCCGATTTCCGGTCGTCGAATCCCGGCTCCTTTCCCGCCCCCTGCGAACGATCGGCAACAACAGGGCCAGACGCGCCCGCCCGAAGCCCCCGAGCCATCCGGGCCGCCGGCCCGCCGGCGGGGCCGGACTCGCTCTGCGGCAATCGCGCCGAATGGGTGATTTGAATCATAGGGATCGCTCGCCGTCCGCGGGAGACTGCGGACGAGGAGGGGAAATGTCCGAAAACCAGCGGCGCTCCTGGGCGGAGCCTTTCAAGATCAAGATGGTCGAGCCGCTCTTCATGAGGTCGCGCGGGGAGCGGGAGATCGCGCTCGCGGAAGCCGGCTACAACACCTTCCTGCTTCGCTCCGAGGACGTCTACATCGACCTCCTGACCGACAGCGGCACCAACGCCATGAGCGACCGCCAATGGGCGGGGATGATGCTCGGCGACGAGGCGTACGCCGGCAGCCGGAACTTCTACCATCTCGAGGACGCCGTGCGGCAGTACTACGGCTACCGGTTCCTCGTGCCGACCCACCAGGGGCGCGCGGCGGAGCACCTGATCTCGAAGATCCTGATCCATCCCGGAGATTTCGTGCCCGGAAACATGTACTTCACGACGACGCGCCTCCACCAGGAGCTCGCGGGAGCGACCTTCGTGGACGTGATCGTCGACGAGGCGCACGACCCGGAAAGCCGCCATCCGTTCAAGGGGAACGTCGACCTCGGCAAGCTCGAGGACCTCGTTCGCCGCGTCGGCGCGGAGAAGATCCCGTACGTGTCGGTCGCGGCGACCGTCAACATGGCGGGCGGACAGCCGATCGCGCTCGAAAACCTCCGGGCCGTCCGCGCGTTCTGCGCCGCCCGCGGCATCCGCGTGATCCTCGACGCGACGCGAGCGATCGAGAACGCGTGGTTCATCCAGCAGCGGGAGCCGGGGATGCGCGAGCGCACGATCGTCTCGATTCTCCGCGAGATGTGCGCCCAGACCGACGGCTGCACCATGAGCGCGAAGAAGGACCTGCTCGTCAACATCGGCGGCTTCCTCGCTCTCAACGACGAGAAGATCTACGAGGAGGCGCGCAACCTCGTCGTCGTCTACGAGGGGCTGCACACGTACGGCGGGCTGGCCGGCCGCGACATGGAAGCGATGGCTCTCGGCATCCCGGAAGCGGTCGACGAAGCGCACATCCGCGCCCGGATCGGCCAGGTCCACTACGTGGGCGAGCGGCTCGAGCGAATCGGCGTCCCGATCGTCGTGCCGGTGGGCGGGCACGCCGTCTTCCTCGACGCGCGCCGGATCTACGCGCACCTGCCGCAGTCGCTCTTCCCGGCGCAGACGCTCGCGGCCGAGCTCTACGTCGAGGCGGGTGTCCGCGCCATGGAGCGGGGCGTCGTCTCGGCCGGGCGGGACCCGTCGACCGGCGAGCACCGGTTTCCGCGTCTCGAGCTCGTCCGATTGACGTTTCCCCGCCGGGTCTACACCCAGGCGCACTGCGACGTGACGGTGGAGGCGGTCGAGGCCGTCTGGAACCGCCGGAGCGAGTCGCGAGGGCTGCGGATGATCTTCGAGCCGAAATACTTGCGCTTTTTCCAGGCCCGTTTCGAGCCGGCGCGGGTCGAAGCCGGCGGCGGAGGCGCCGGGAGGGGAGCGGCGGTCGAGCCGGCGGTCGTCTGACCGAGCCGGGAGCGCGTCCCCGGCGCCCGGCGTCGCGGATGAGGCGAAAAAGGGACTGCGTCCGGGTTACAATTCCGGCCAGTGGCGGATTCCGTCGATTTTGGCCATCCGGGATGGGAAATCCGTGAGGCGCTTTTCGAGCTGCAGCGGTATCTCTCCGACCAGGTGGCGCCCCTCATGGTCGTCGACGCCGTCGACGTCCTCATCCGCCATCCGCCCGAGCTGACGGTCTCCGAGATCCAGAACTGGACCGCCGAGCAGCACACGCTTTCGGGCAACGCCGCGCCGACTTCGGACTATTTCTTCCACGGGATCAAGAAGCTGCACCTGCTCTCCGAGTACAAGCTCATCGGCGAGCAAACGCTCGGACCGTTCCTCGAGCGGATCGCGGTCCTGCTGTTGAACGCCTGCCCCGTGGAGGATCGCGATCTGTTCGCGAGCAACGTCCGACGCCTCGCGACGGCGGAAACTTTTCTCAGCAGCCCCGTGTCGGTCCTGCACCGCCAGACCGGCGCCGAGAAGCCGCTCGTGGCGGCGAGGAAGCCGGGGCCTGCGGGCGCGCCCGCGGGAATGCCGTCGGACCTTTCCCGGGCGATGACCGACGGAATCCGCCGCTTCACGCTCCTCCTCGGCCGCCTGGGCCCTCCTCCCGAGCGCCGGCCGGACGGCGCCGCTCCGCCGGCGCCCGCGCGCGAGAAGGTCCTCTCGGAGATGCTGTCGGTCGCGGCGCGGGACTCGCGCAGCGCGACGGACCTGGACCGATACCTCGCCAAGCTCGGCGATCTCGGAATGGACTCGCGGATCGATCGCGTGTTCCGGTCGCTGTCGCTCGCGCTGCCGGGCTGGGCGATTCCCGTCGCGGCCAAGCCGTCGGAGGGGGCCGAGACGCCGAAGGTCGGCGCGGTCGAGGCGATGCACCAGATCGTCGCGCTCGCGAGCGATCCCGCGGAGGGAGCGCGCCGTTTCCACGAGATGGTGCGGGCGGCGGTCGAGCAGCTCAACGAAGGCGAGCTCGGCCGCGCGGTGACCATGTTCGATCTCGCCGAGCGCCTCGTCGCCGAGAAGAAGGTCGAGCCGGAGCGCGCGGACCTGACGCGCCGCGGCATGCAGGAGCTCGTCGACCTCGACC is a genomic window containing:
- a CDS encoding tyrosine phenol-lyase — encoded protein: MSENQRRSWAEPFKIKMVEPLFMRSRGEREIALAEAGYNTFLLRSEDVYIDLLTDSGTNAMSDRQWAGMMLGDEAYAGSRNFYHLEDAVRQYYGYRFLVPTHQGRAAEHLISKILIHPGDFVPGNMYFTTTRLHQELAGATFVDVIVDEAHDPESRHPFKGNVDLGKLEDLVRRVGAEKIPYVSVAATVNMAGGQPIALENLRAVRAFCAARGIRVILDATRAIENAWFIQQREPGMRERTIVSILREMCAQTDGCTMSAKKDLLVNIGGFLALNDEKIYEEARNLVVVYEGLHTYGGLAGRDMEAMALGIPEAVDEAHIRARIGQVHYVGERLERIGVPIVVPVGGHAVFLDARRIYAHLPQSLFPAQTLAAELYVEAGVRAMERGVVSAGRDPSTGEHRFPRLELVRLTFPRRVYTQAHCDVTVEAVEAVWNRRSESRGLRMIFEPKYLRFFQARFEPARVEAGGGGAGRGAAVEPAVV